A single window of Narcine bancroftii isolate sNarBan1 chromosome 13, sNarBan1.hap1, whole genome shotgun sequence DNA harbors:
- the rabl2 gene encoding RAB, member of RAS oncogene family-like 2, which produces MAAENSNLSELNQDKYDGDEHIKIICLGDSAVGKSKLMERFLMDGYRHQQLSTYALTLYKYTTKVNDKTVLVDFWDTAGQERFQGMHPTYYHKAHACIMVFDVQRKITYKNLSNWYTELRESRPEIPCVIVANKIDADLKITQKSFNFAKKHGLPFYFVSAADGTNVVKLFRDTIKLAVSYKQNTSDFMDEVMRELENFDLEANKESRDDQSKEDQSESP; this is translated from the exons ATGGCCGCAGAGAACAGTAACCTATCTGAACTGAACCAAGACAAGTATGATGGGGATGAACACATCAAAATCATCTGTTTAGGAGACAGTGCTGTGGGTAAATCCAA GTTGATGGAGAGGTTCCTGATGGATGGATA TCGTCATCAGCAGTTATCCACTTATGCATTGACCCTGTACAAATATACCACCAAAGTCAATGACAAGACTGTTCTAGTAG ATTTCTGGGATACAGCAGGACAGGAGCGTTTTCAGGGTATGCATCCAACCTATTACCACAAGGCACATGCCTGTATCATG GTATTTGATGTGCAGAGGAAGATAACGTACAAAAATCTGAGTAACTGGTATACTGAGCTGAGGGAATCTCGGCCGGAGATCCCTTGTGTGATTGTCGCTAACAAAATAGATG CTGATCTGAAAATCACACAGAAAAGTTTCAACTTTGCAAAGAAGCACGGGTTACCTTTTTATTTCGTGTCAGCTGCAGATGGGACCAATGTCGTTAAG CTATTTCGTGACACAATAAAACTGGCAGTGTCATACAAACAGAACACAAGTGATTTTATGGATGAAGTTATGCGGGAGCTGGAG AATTTTGACCTTGAAGCAAACAAGGAGTCCAGGGATGACCAGTCAAAGGAAGACCAATCGGAATCACCATAG